One region of Cobetia sp. cqz5-12 genomic DNA includes:
- the dapC gene encoding succinyldiaminopimelate transaminase: protein MNPDLDQLKPYPFETLAKLREGVVPNPALDPIALTIGEPRHAPPEFVLDTLREHIMGVAKYPATGGLGELRQAIADWLAKRFLLNATPDIDQQVLPVTGTREALFAYIQASLDSSRPARVLVPNPFYQIYEGATLLAGGEVTYLPCPAENGFRPDYAAVPAEVWRDTQIVFVCSPGNPTGAVTPLADFQQLIRLADEHDFLIASDECYSELYLDEATPPPGLLQACAAMGRDDYARCVVFHSLSKRSNLPGLRSGFVAGDGEVIRRFRHYRTYHGCAMPLHHQYASIAAWNDETHVLANRDAYREKFAAVTEILAPVMDFPTPEASFYLYPAVPGGDDAAFTRELLREEAVGVLPASYMAREVDGVNPGAGRIRLALVAELEQTVEAARRLRRFVERLR from the coding sequence ATGAACCCGGATCTCGACCAGCTCAAGCCCTACCCGTTTGAAACCCTGGCCAAGCTGCGCGAGGGCGTCGTGCCCAATCCCGCTCTGGACCCGATTGCACTGACCATCGGCGAGCCGCGTCACGCGCCGCCCGAGTTCGTGCTCGACACCCTGCGCGAGCACATCATGGGCGTGGCCAAGTATCCCGCCACCGGCGGTCTGGGGGAATTGCGCCAGGCGATTGCCGACTGGCTCGCGAAGCGCTTCTTGCTCAACGCCACGCCGGATATCGACCAGCAGGTCCTGCCGGTCACCGGCACCCGCGAGGCACTGTTCGCCTACATCCAGGCCTCGCTGGACAGCAGCCGTCCGGCGCGCGTGCTGGTGCCGAACCCCTTCTATCAGATCTACGAAGGCGCGACGCTGCTGGCCGGCGGTGAGGTCACCTACCTGCCCTGCCCTGCCGAGAATGGCTTCCGCCCCGACTACGCCGCGGTGCCGGCCGAGGTGTGGCGTGATACCCAGATCGTCTTCGTCTGCTCGCCGGGCAATCCCACCGGCGCCGTGACACCGCTGGCCGATTTCCAGCAGCTGATTCGCCTCGCCGACGAGCACGATTTCCTGATCGCCTCCGATGAGTGCTACTCGGAGCTGTATCTCGACGAAGCCACACCGCCGCCGGGACTGCTGCAAGCCTGTGCCGCCATGGGCCGCGATGACTATGCGCGCTGCGTGGTCTTCCACTCGCTGTCCAAGCGCTCCAACCTGCCGGGCCTGCGCTCAGGCTTCGTGGCCGGCGATGGCGAGGTGATCCGCCGCTTCCGTCACTACCGCACCTATCACGGCTGCGCGATGCCGCTGCATCACCAGTACGCTTCCATCGCTGCCTGGAATGATGAAACCCACGTGCTGGCCAATCGCGATGCCTACCGCGAGAAGTTTGCCGCCGTGACCGAGATCCTCGCACCGGTGATGGACTTCCCGACTCCGGAAGCCAGCTTCTATCTCTACCCGGCCGTGCCGGGCGGGGACGACGCCGCCTTCACCCGCGAGCTGCTGCGTGAAGAGGCGGTCGGCGTGCTGCCGGCAAGCTACATGGCGCGCGAGGTGGACGGCGTGAATCCGGGTGCCGGACGCATTCGTCTGGCACTGGTGGCCGAACTGGAACAGACCGTCGAAGCCGCCCGGCGCCTGCGTCGCTTCGTCGAACGCCTGCGCTGA
- a CDS encoding ArsC family reductase — translation MHVLYGIKTCDTCRKARRALNDRGVPYRWHDLREDGLSATLLESWLEQTAWSSLLNKRSTSWRNLSDEQRDSLDANSARALMLEHPTLIKRPILERHPAEDEVDLVIGYDKAVYEPQD, via the coding sequence ATGCACGTGCTCTACGGCATCAAGACCTGCGATACCTGCCGCAAGGCGCGCCGCGCCCTCAACGACCGGGGCGTGCCCTACCGCTGGCATGACCTGCGCGAGGATGGCCTCTCCGCCACTCTGCTGGAATCCTGGCTGGAGCAGACCGCCTGGAGCAGCCTGCTCAACAAACGCAGCACCAGCTGGCGCAACCTGAGCGATGAACAACGTGACAGCCTCGATGCCAACTCGGCACGTGCACTGATGCTGGAGCACCCGACCCTGATCAAGCGCCCTATCCTCGAACGCCATCCGGCCGAGGACGAGGTGGATCTGGTGATCGGCTATGACAAGGCGGTCTACGAACCGCAGGACTGA
- the dapD gene encoding 2,3,4,5-tetrahydropyridine-2,6-dicarboxylate N-succinyltransferase, which translates to MLSLALGIGTQNTTGDWLEVYYPAPLFKPTAAVADAARKALDAPAGTTATSFLPEHCAALASALRDAGDSAQAELAESLAASQRPLVAMFLEEDAAPQSVPEVYLKLHLLSHRMVRPHGIDLTGMFGLLKNVAWTSEGAIDIEELPARRLKARLEGRTLSVDCVDKFPKMTDYVVPTGIRIADTARVRLGAYLGEGTTVMHEGFCNFNAGTEGPGMIEGRISAGVFVGKGSDLGGGCSTMGTLSGGGNIVIKVGEGCLIGANAGIGIPLGDRCTVEAGLYITAGTKVMVFDNEGQEVETVAARELASQDDLLLRRNSVTGRVECRTNKSAIALNDALHAHN; encoded by the coding sequence ATGTTGAGCCTTGCCCTCGGAATCGGCACCCAGAACACCACCGGCGACTGGCTGGAAGTCTACTATCCTGCCCCGCTGTTCAAGCCGACCGCTGCCGTTGCTGACGCCGCTCGCAAGGCACTGGACGCACCGGCTGGCACCACCGCCACCAGCTTCCTGCCGGAACACTGCGCCGCCCTGGCCAGCGCCCTGCGCGACGCCGGTGACAGCGCCCAGGCCGAACTGGCCGAGAGCCTGGCCGCCAGCCAGCGCCCGCTGGTCGCGATGTTCCTCGAGGAAGACGCTGCCCCGCAGAGCGTGCCGGAGGTCTACCTCAAGCTGCACTTGCTGTCTCACCGCATGGTGCGTCCGCACGGCATCGACCTGACCGGCATGTTCGGTCTGCTCAAGAATGTCGCCTGGACCAGCGAAGGCGCCATCGACATCGAGGAGCTGCCGGCGCGTCGCCTCAAGGCCCGTCTGGAAGGTCGCACCCTGTCCGTGGACTGCGTCGACAAGTTCCCGAAGATGACCGACTACGTGGTGCCGACCGGCATTCGTATCGCCGATACCGCGCGTGTGCGTCTGGGCGCCTACCTGGGCGAAGGCACCACCGTGATGCACGAAGGCTTCTGCAACTTCAATGCCGGCACCGAAGGCCCGGGCATGATCGAAGGCCGCATCTCCGCAGGCGTCTTCGTCGGCAAGGGTTCTGATCTGGGCGGCGGTTGCTCCACCATGGGCACCCTGTCCGGTGGCGGCAACATCGTCATCAAGGTCGGTGAAGGCTGCCTGATCGGCGCCAATGCCGGTATCGGCATCCCGCTGGGCGATCGCTGCACCGTGGAAGCTGGCCTCTACATCACCGCCGGCACCAAGGTCATGGTCTTCGACAACGAAGGCCAGGAAGTCGAGACCGTCGCGGCCCGTGAGCTGGCGAGCCAGGACGACCTGCTGCTGCGTCGCAACTCCGTCACCGGCCGTGTCGAGTGCCGCACCAACAAGAGCGCCATCGCGCTCAATGATGCCCTGCACGCCCATAACTGA
- the dapE gene encoding succinyl-diaminopimelate desuccinylase: MTDSHAPLPPRPADLSPTLELAFDLISRPSVTPDDLDCQALMIDRLEALGFTITRLPFGDVENFWAVRGHHGPVLAFAGHTDVVPTGPEANWQYPPFSPCIDDAGFLCGRGAADMKGSLAAMLTATERFVTANPDHEGRIAFLITSDEEGPAVHGTRAVVEYLREHHERLDYCIVGEPSSTDYAGDVIKNGRRGSLGAVMHVKGIQGHVAYPHLARNPIHDAAPALAALAAEHWDNGNDFFPATSFQISNIRGGTGATNVIPGELEVVFNFRYSTELTADDLKRRTYEILEKHGLDVEIEWNLSGEPFLTPEGALVDAAVHGVERALGCKPVLSTSGGTSDGRFIATLGTQVVELGPVNATIHKIDERVMASDLDRLSSAYEHILEYLFVPATRETTA; the protein is encoded by the coding sequence ATGACTGATTCACACGCACCGCTTCCGCCACGCCCCGCCGATCTGTCTCCGACGCTGGAGCTGGCCTTCGATCTCATCTCACGCCCTTCGGTCACACCGGATGATCTGGACTGCCAGGCCCTGATGATCGACCGTCTCGAGGCACTTGGCTTCACGATCACCCGCCTGCCCTTCGGTGATGTGGAGAATTTCTGGGCAGTACGCGGTCATCATGGTCCGGTGCTGGCCTTCGCCGGCCACACCGACGTCGTGCCCACCGGCCCGGAAGCCAACTGGCAGTACCCGCCATTCTCACCGTGCATCGATGACGCCGGCTTCCTGTGTGGCCGCGGTGCCGCCGACATGAAGGGCTCGCTGGCGGCGATGCTGACCGCCACCGAGCGCTTCGTGACCGCCAACCCGGACCACGAAGGCCGCATCGCCTTCCTGATCACCTCCGACGAGGAAGGCCCGGCGGTCCACGGCACCCGTGCGGTGGTCGAGTATCTGCGCGAGCATCACGAGCGCCTCGACTACTGCATCGTCGGCGAGCCGTCCTCCACCGACTACGCCGGTGACGTGATCAAGAATGGCCGTCGCGGCTCGCTGGGTGCGGTCATGCACGTCAAGGGCATCCAGGGCCATGTGGCCTACCCGCATCTGGCGCGCAACCCGATCCACGATGCCGCCCCGGCGCTGGCCGCCCTGGCCGCCGAGCATTGGGACAACGGCAACGACTTCTTCCCGGCGACCAGCTTCCAGATCTCCAACATCCGTGGCGGTACCGGCGCGACCAACGTCATCCCCGGCGAGCTGGAAGTGGTATTCAACTTCCGCTATTCCACCGAGCTGACCGCCGATGACCTCAAGCGTCGCACCTACGAGATCCTCGAGAAGCACGGGCTGGACGTCGAGATCGAGTGGAACCTGAGCGGCGAGCCCTTCCTGACGCCGGAAGGCGCGCTGGTCGATGCCGCCGTGCACGGCGTGGAACGCGCGCTGGGATGCAAGCCGGTGCTGTCCACCTCAGGTGGCACCTCCGATGGTCGCTTCATCGCCACGCTCGGCACTCAAGTCGTCGAGCTGGGGCCGGTCAATGCGACCATCCACAAGATCGACGAACGCGTCATGGCCAGTGATCTGGACCGACTCTCCAGCGCCTACGAGCACATCCTGGAATACCTGTTTGTCCCCGCGACCCGAGAGACCACGGCATGA
- a CDS encoding cold-shock protein: protein MSSKTFFRCFIISLLLALPAPLLIAAFITLTGGQLADTLSQALSVEGFELAYAAAVAAVFILLLIATLAIPVLSPRSAVLAEVEDDDREIGEVKWFNVNKGYGFVTRESGEDVFVHFRAIRGKGHRTLAEGQKVRYHVISNERGLQADDVTVIT, encoded by the coding sequence ATGAGTTCCAAGACGTTCTTCCGTTGCTTCATCATCAGCCTGTTGCTGGCACTGCCGGCACCGTTGCTGATTGCTGCCTTCATCACCCTGACCGGCGGCCAGCTGGCCGACACCCTGAGCCAGGCGCTTAGCGTCGAGGGCTTCGAGCTGGCGTACGCGGCTGCCGTCGCGGCCGTGTTCATCCTGCTGTTGATCGCGACGCTTGCCATTCCGGTGCTGTCTCCGCGCTCTGCGGTACTGGCTGAAGTCGAGGACGACGATCGTGAGATCGGCGAGGTCAAGTGGTTCAACGTCAACAAGGGCTACGGTTTCGTGACCCGTGAAAGTGGTGAAGATGTCTTCGTTCACTTCCGTGCCATTCGTGGCAAGGGCCACCGTACCTTGGCCGAAGGTCAGAAAGTGCGTTACCACGTCATCAGCAATGAGCGTGGCCTGCAGGCGGATGACGTGACAGTCATCACCTGA
- a CDS encoding SlyX family protein: MTTSTDPNLEARLETLESRLAHQDDWLETLDRTVIAQQRQIETLERLTALMASQLRTLREQQGDADSTAPFSAQPHDELPPHY; the protein is encoded by the coding sequence ATGACAACCTCGACTGATCCCAACCTGGAAGCCCGACTCGAAACACTGGAATCGCGCCTCGCGCATCAGGATGACTGGCTCGAGACCCTCGATCGCACCGTCATCGCCCAACAGCGTCAGATAGAGACCCTCGAGCGCCTGACCGCGTTGATGGCCAGCCAGCTACGCACCCTGCGTGAGCAGCAAGGCGATGCAGACTCGACAGCACCTTTCAGTGCGCAGCCACACGACGAGCTGCCGCCCCATTACTGA
- the trxB gene encoding thioredoxin-disulfide reductase encodes MSNVRHERLIILGSGPAGYTAAVYAARANLKPLLITGMQMGGQLTTTTDVDNWPGDDAGVQGPELMERMRRHAERFETEVLFDHINEVTLGERPFLLKGDNGSYSCDALIIATGASAQYLGLPSEQQFMGQGVSACATCDGFFYRNQEVVVVGGGNTAVEEALYLSNIASKVTLVHRRDSLRAEKILQDKLFDKVENGNMAVEWHHTLDEVLGDNSGVTGVRLRHVESGATKELSSMGVFIAIGHRPNTSLFEGQLDMQGGYLKVQSGLEGNATQTSIPGVYACGDVMDHVYRQAITSAGTGCMAALDAERYLDGLTA; translated from the coding sequence ATGAGCAATGTCCGTCACGAACGTCTGATCATTCTCGGTTCCGGCCCGGCGGGCTACACCGCCGCCGTCTACGCTGCACGTGCCAATCTCAAGCCGCTGCTGATCACCGGCATGCAGATGGGTGGCCAGCTGACCACCACCACCGACGTCGACAACTGGCCGGGCGATGATGCCGGCGTACAGGGGCCGGAGCTGATGGAGCGCATGCGTCGGCACGCCGAGCGCTTCGAGACCGAAGTCCTGTTCGATCACATCAACGAAGTGACCCTCGGCGAGCGTCCGTTCCTGCTCAAGGGCGACAACGGCAGCTACAGCTGTGACGCCCTGATCATCGCCACCGGCGCCAGCGCGCAGTACCTGGGCCTGCCGAGTGAGCAGCAGTTCATGGGCCAGGGCGTCTCGGCCTGCGCGACCTGCGATGGCTTCTTCTATCGCAATCAGGAAGTCGTGGTGGTCGGTGGCGGCAACACCGCTGTCGAGGAAGCGCTGTATCTGTCCAACATCGCCTCCAAGGTCACGCTGGTGCACCGTCGCGATAGCCTGCGTGCCGAGAAGATCCTGCAGGACAAGCTGTTCGACAAGGTCGAGAACGGCAACATGGCGGTCGAATGGCACCACACCCTCGACGAAGTGCTGGGCGACAACTCCGGTGTCACCGGCGTGCGTTTGCGTCATGTCGAGAGCGGCGCCACCAAGGAGCTGAGCTCGATGGGCGTGTTCATCGCCATCGGTCATCGTCCGAACACCAGCCTGTTCGAAGGCCAGCTCGACATGCAGGGCGGCTATCTCAAGGTCCAGTCCGGCCTGGAAGGCAATGCTACCCAGACCAGCATCCCCGGCGTCTATGCCTGTGGCGATGTGATGGACCACGTCTACCGCCAGGCGATCACCTCTGCCGGTACCGGCTGCATGGCGGCGCTGGATGCCGAGCGTTATCTGGACGGCCTGACCGCCTGA
- a CDS encoding peroxiredoxin: protein MSVLVGRQAPDFEAAAVLGDGTIVDNYKLSDSNGKLRVLFFWPLDFTFVCPSEIIAHDNRLAKFKELGVEVIGVSIDSQFTHHAWRKTSPDAGGIGEVGFPIVADVKHEVTQAYGIEHPEAGVALRASFLIDEDGVVQHQVVNNLPLGRNVDEMVRMVKALQFHQTNGEVCPAGWEEGQEGMKDTAEGVAKYLAGHSSSL, encoded by the coding sequence ATGAGCGTATTGGTCGGACGTCAGGCCCCGGATTTCGAAGCCGCAGCAGTGCTGGGCGACGGTACCATCGTCGACAACTACAAGCTGTCTGATTCCAACGGCAAGCTGCGCGTGCTGTTCTTCTGGCCGCTGGACTTCACCTTCGTTTGCCCGTCTGAAATCATCGCCCACGACAACCGTCTGGCGAAGTTCAAGGAACTCGGCGTCGAAGTCATCGGTGTGTCCATCGATTCCCAGTTCACTCACCACGCATGGCGCAAGACCTCTCCGGACGCTGGCGGCATCGGTGAAGTCGGCTTCCCGATCGTGGCTGACGTCAAGCACGAAGTCACCCAGGCATACGGCATCGAGCATCCGGAAGCTGGCGTCGCTCTGCGCGCTTCCTTCCTGATCGACGAAGACGGTGTCGTTCAGCACCAGGTCGTCAACAACCTGCCGCTGGGCCGCAACGTCGACGAGATGGTCCGCATGGTCAAGGCCCTGCAGTTCCACCAGACCAACGGCGAAGTCTGCCCGGCAGGCTGGGAAGAAGGTCAGGAAGGTATGAAGGACACCGCTGAAGGTGTTGCCAAGTACCTGGCAGGCCACTCCAGCAGCCTGTAA
- a CDS encoding CPXCG motif-containing cysteine-rich protein produces the protein MNEQGRRPSESGELLEDDEVLDAAVEQWLAEHSSGQSDEWPGHELLEDKQEGAVNEALHEAEINCPYCDTPFTVFLDLDEGSLTNIIDCERCCQPIQVRQQVDPVSGELEGLDIGQDDDVL, from the coding sequence ATGAACGAACAAGGTCGCAGGCCGAGCGAATCCGGCGAGCTGCTGGAAGATGATGAGGTTCTGGATGCGGCGGTCGAGCAGTGGCTGGCGGAGCATTCCTCGGGGCAGTCCGATGAATGGCCGGGCCATGAGTTGCTGGAAGACAAGCAGGAGGGGGCGGTCAATGAGGCGCTGCATGAGGCGGAAATCAACTGCCCCTACTGCGACACGCCCTTCACGGTGTTCCTGGATCTGGACGAGGGCAGTCTGACCAACATCATCGATTGCGAGCGTTGCTGTCAGCCGATCCAGGTGCGCCAGCAGGTCGACCCGGTCAGCGGAGAGCTCGAAGGCCTGGATATCGGCCAGGATGACGACGTGCTGTGA
- the acnA gene encoding aconitate hydratase AcnA, with product MGSQRSQSLDSLDTLSELEVGDKRYHYYSLKKAADTLGDLTRLPFTLKVLLENQLRFEDGETATKEDIKALADWQKTASSTHEIGYRPARVLMQDFTGVPGVVDLASMRDAVKNLGANPEKVNPLTPVDLVIDHSVMVDHYGDPSAFKDNVRIEMERNRERYEFLRWGQQAFDNFSVVPPGTGICHQVNLEYLGRAVFTREEDGKTFAYPDTLVGTDSHTTMINGLGVLGWGVGGIEAEAAMLGQPVSMLIPEVVGFKLTGKLNEGITATDLVLTVTQMLRSRGVVGKFVEFYGDGLDDLPLADRATIANMAPEYGATCGFFPLDDETLNYMRLSGRSDEQVALVEAYAKEQGLWREPGHEPVFSDTLELDMTEVVASLAGPKRPQDRVALTDIKQTFEKILGDQLGEVPDIEDGKWLSEGGQTAVDVEQSYEKDTDYSELNGETFRLDHGDVVIAAITSCTNTSNPSVMLAAGLVARKAREKGLSSKPWVKTSLAPGSKVVTDYLATAGVQDDLNELGFNLVGYGCTTCIGNSGPLPDPVEEAINSRDLTVASVLSGNRNFEGRVHPNVRTNWLASPPLVVAYALAGTVRVDLSKEPLGKDSDGNDVFLKDIWPSQAEIAEAVEQVRTEMYRKEYAEVFDGDETWQAIEVPEAEVYEWKDSTYIQHPPFFEGMQREPETVQDVENARVLAMLGDSVTTDHISPAGAIKPDSPAGRYLKENGVEVKDFNSYGSRRGNHEVMMRGTFANVRIRNEMLDGVEGGETRHVPSGEQMAIYDAAMKYAEEGTPLVVVAGKEYGTGSSRDWAAKGTLLLGVRAVIAESYERIHRSNLIGMGVVPLQFPEGESRQSLGLTGDEEISISGLNDLTAGGKVQVTFKSDKGEQKIEALCRIDTDNELEYYRHGGILHYVLRGML from the coding sequence ATGGGTTCCCAGCGCTCTCAGTCACTGGATTCGCTTGACACCCTCTCCGAGCTGGAAGTCGGAGACAAGCGCTATCACTACTACTCGCTCAAGAAGGCGGCCGACACGCTTGGCGACCTGACGCGACTGCCCTTCACGCTCAAGGTGCTGCTGGAGAACCAGCTGCGCTTCGAGGACGGTGAAACCGCGACCAAGGAAGACATCAAGGCGCTGGCCGACTGGCAGAAGACCGCTTCCAGCACCCACGAGATCGGCTATCGTCCGGCGCGCGTGCTGATGCAGGACTTCACCGGCGTGCCCGGCGTGGTCGATCTGGCCTCCATGCGTGACGCCGTCAAGAATCTTGGCGCCAACCCCGAGAAGGTCAATCCGCTGACCCCGGTGGATCTGGTCATCGACCACTCGGTGATGGTGGACCACTACGGTGACCCGAGCGCCTTCAAGGACAACGTGCGCATCGAGATGGAGCGCAACCGCGAGCGTTACGAGTTTCTGCGCTGGGGCCAGCAGGCCTTCGACAACTTCTCCGTCGTCCCGCCGGGCACCGGTATCTGCCACCAGGTGAACCTGGAGTATCTCGGCCGCGCCGTCTTCACCCGCGAGGAAGATGGCAAGACCTTCGCCTATCCCGACACCCTGGTCGGCACCGACTCCCACACCACCATGATCAATGGCCTCGGCGTACTCGGCTGGGGTGTCGGCGGTATCGAGGCGGAAGCCGCGATGCTCGGCCAACCGGTCTCGATGCTGATTCCGGAAGTGGTCGGCTTCAAGCTGACCGGCAAGCTCAATGAAGGCATCACCGCGACTGACCTGGTGCTGACCGTCACCCAGATGCTGAGAAGCCGTGGCGTGGTCGGCAAGTTCGTCGAGTTCTACGGTGACGGCCTGGATGACCTGCCGCTGGCCGACCGCGCGACCATCGCCAACATGGCCCCGGAGTATGGCGCTACCTGTGGCTTCTTCCCGCTGGATGACGAGACGCTCAACTACATGCGTCTGTCCGGTCGCTCCGATGAGCAGGTCGCACTGGTCGAGGCCTATGCCAAGGAGCAGGGCCTGTGGCGCGAGCCGGGTCACGAGCCGGTCTTCTCCGATACGCTCGAACTGGACATGACCGAGGTCGTCGCCTCCCTCGCCGGCCCCAAACGCCCGCAGGACCGCGTCGCCCTCACCGATATCAAGCAGACCTTCGAGAAGATTCTCGGCGATCAACTGGGCGAAGTGCCGGACATCGAAGACGGCAAATGGCTGTCCGAAGGTGGCCAAACCGCCGTCGATGTCGAACAGAGCTACGAGAAGGATACCGACTACAGCGAGCTGAATGGCGAGACCTTCCGTCTCGACCACGGTGATGTCGTGATTGCCGCCATCACCTCCTGCACCAACACCTCCAACCCCAGCGTGATGCTGGCGGCGGGTCTGGTGGCGCGCAAGGCACGTGAGAAGGGCCTGAGCAGCAAGCCGTGGGTCAAGACCTCTCTGGCACCGGGCTCCAAGGTTGTCACCGACTACCTGGCGACTGCCGGCGTGCAGGATGACCTCAACGAGCTGGGCTTCAACCTGGTCGGCTATGGCTGCACTACCTGTATCGGCAACTCCGGCCCGCTGCCGGACCCGGTCGAGGAAGCCATCAACTCGCGTGATCTGACGGTCGCCTCGGTACTGTCGGGCAACCGCAACTTCGAAGGTCGCGTGCATCCCAACGTGCGCACCAACTGGTTGGCGTCACCGCCCCTGGTGGTCGCCTATGCACTCGCCGGTACCGTGCGTGTCGATCTCTCCAAGGAGCCGCTGGGCAAGGACTCTGATGGCAATGACGTCTTCCTGAAGGACATCTGGCCGAGTCAGGCCGAGATCGCCGAGGCCGTCGAGCAGGTACGCACCGAGATGTACCGCAAGGAGTACGCCGAGGTCTTCGATGGTGACGAGACCTGGCAGGCCATCGAAGTGCCGGAGGCCGAGGTGTATGAGTGGAAGGACTCCACCTACATCCAGCATCCGCCGTTCTTCGAAGGCATGCAGCGCGAACCGGAAACCGTTCAGGATGTCGAGAACGCCCGCGTGCTGGCAATGCTCGGCGACTCGGTGACCACCGACCACATCTCACCGGCCGGTGCCATCAAGCCGGACAGCCCGGCGGGTCGCTACCTCAAGGAGAACGGCGTCGAGGTCAAGGACTTCAACTCCTACGGCTCACGTCGCGGCAATCACGAAGTGATGATGCGCGGCACCTTCGCCAACGTGCGTATCCGCAACGAGATGCTCGATGGCGTCGAGGGCGGCGAGACCCGCCACGTGCCGTCCGGCGAGCAGATGGCCATCTACGATGCCGCCATGAAGTACGCCGAGGAAGGCACGCCACTGGTGGTGGTCGCCGGCAAGGAGTATGGCACCGGCTCCTCACGTGACTGGGCCGCCAAGGGCACCCTGCTGCTGGGTGTGCGTGCGGTGATCGCCGAGTCCTACGAGCGTATCCACCGCTCCAACCTGATCGGCATGGGCGTGGTGCCGCTGCAGTTCCCCGAAGGCGAGAGCCGCCAGTCATTGGGGCTGACCGGTGATGAGGAAATCAGCATCAGCGGCCTGAATGACCTGACGGCCGGTGGCAAGGTCCAGGTCACCTTCAAGAGCGACAAGGGTGAGCAGAAGATCGAGGCGCTGTGCCGCATCGATACCGACAACGAGCTGGAGTACTACCGCCACGGCGGCATCCTCCACTACGTGCTGCGCGGCATGCTGTAA